The following are from one region of the Escherichia sp. E4742 genome:
- the hypE gene encoding hydrogenase maturation carbamoyl dehydratase HypE: MNNIQLAHGSGGQAMQQLINSLFMEAFANPWLAEQEDQARLDLAQLMAEGDRLAFSTDSYVIDPLFFPGGNIGKLAICGTANDVAVSGAIPRYLSCGFILEEGLPMETLKAVVTSMAETARAAGIAIVTGDTKVVQRGAADKLFINTAGMGAIPANIHWGAQTLTAGDVLLVSGTLGDHGATILNLREQLGLDGELVSDCAVLTPLIQTLRDIPGVKALRDATRGGVNAVVHEFAAACGCGIELSEAALPVKPAVRGVCELLGLDALNFANEGKLVIAVERNAAEQVLAALRSHPLGQDAALIGEVVERKGVRLAGLYGVKRTLDLPHAEPLPRIC, from the coding sequence GTGAATAATATCCAACTCGCCCACGGCAGCGGCGGCCAGGCGATGCAGCAATTAATCAACAGCCTGTTTATGGAGGCGTTTGCTAATCCGTGGCTGGCAGAACAGGAAGATCAGGCTCGTCTTGACCTGGCGCAATTAATGGCAGAAGGCGATCGTCTGGCCTTCTCCACTGACAGCTACGTCATCGACCCGCTGTTCTTCCCTGGCGGTAATATCGGCAAGCTGGCGATTTGCGGGACGGCCAATGACGTGGCGGTCAGCGGCGCTATCCCACGTTATCTCTCCTGTGGATTTATCCTCGAAGAAGGATTGCCGATGGAGACGCTGAAAGCGGTAGTGACCAGCATGGCAGAAACCGCCCGCGCGGCAGGAATCGCCATCGTCACTGGCGACACTAAAGTGGTACAGCGTGGGGCGGCAGATAAACTGTTTATCAACACCGCAGGCATGGGCGCAATTCCGGCGAATATTCACTGGGGAGCACAAACTCTCACCGCAGGCGATGTTCTGCTGGTTAGCGGTACGCTCGGCGACCACGGAGCAACTATCCTTAACCTGCGCGAGCAGCTGGGGCTGGACGGCGAACTGGTCAGCGATTGCGCGGTACTGACGCCGCTGATTCAGACGCTGCGCGACATTCCCGGCGTGAAAGCGCTGCGCGATGCTACCCGTGGTGGAGTGAACGCGGTAGTTCATGAGTTCGCGGCAGCCTGCGGTTGCGGTATTGAACTTTCAGAAGCAGCGCTGCCGGTTAAACCTGCCGTGCGCGGCGTTTGTGAGCTGCTGGGCCTGGATGCCCTCAACTTTGCCAACGAAGGTAAGCTGGTGATTGCTGTAGAGCGTAACGCGGCAGAGCAAGTGCTGGCGGCGCTGCGTTCCCACCCACTGGGACAAGATGCAGCATTAATTGGCGAAGTGGTTGAGCGTAAAGGTGTTCGTCTCGCTGGACTTTATGGCGTGAAACGAACTCTCGATCTACCACACGCCGAACCGCTACCTCGTATATGCTAA